From the Lysobacter soyae genome, the window CGAGAATTTGCACATTGCGGGATTGGTCGGTGATGCCGCCACGGGCCGCTGCGTACGTGCGCAAACCAGCGGCGCCGCTTCAGGCGCTGATGCGCTTGGCAAAGCGGTGGCGGCAAGCCTGCTCGAGGCCGGGGCGGGGCAATTCATCGCCTGAGCGAAGCACAGGCGGTAAGCTTAAGGTTCTCCCGTAGAAAACCAGCGTCGCTCATGGATCGGAACGAACGTATTCACGCTTTGCATCGTGTGTTTCAAGCACGTAAAACACCCATCACGGTGCCGCAATTGCAGGAAGAGTTGAGTTGTTCTCGCGCCACCGTGTACCGCGACATTGCCTACATGCGCGACGCGTTGATGGCGCCGATCACCGGCGATGGTGAAAACGGTTTCAAGTACGACCGAAGCGAAGACGATCGCTTTGAATTGCCGGGGCTGTGGTTGAGCTCGGAAGAGCTGCACGCTTTGCTCGCAGCGCAAGCGCTTTTCGGTCGGACCAGTGCCAATATTCTGTCCAGTGCGCTGGCGCCGCTGCAGTCACGCATCGACAAACTGCTAGCGGAGCAGTCCGGCGGCAAACAATGGCCGGTCGAGCGCGTCCGCATTCTTGCGCACAAGGCACGCAAGATGGACGAGCACGCGTTCCGGCTGGTGGCGTCGGCGGTGCTTGAGCGCAAACAGATCCAATTCGATTATCGCGCGCGCTCGACCGACGAACGCACCCGCCGCCATGTGTCGCCACAGCGCATCACCCACTATCGCGGCAACTGGTATTTGGACGCGTGGGATCACGATCGTGACGGTCTGCGCAGCTTTTCCGTGGATCGCATGAGCCAGGTCAAGGTCATTGAGTCGCCGACGCATGATGTCGACGAGCAGCAACTGTCGAAACATCTGGCCGATGGCTACGGTATTTTTTCCGGCGAAGCCAAGGGCATGGCCACCATCCGCTTCAATGCCAAATCCGCACGTTGGGTGGCCGACGAGCATTGGCATTCCCGCCAAGAAGGCAAGATGTTGCCCGACGGCCGCTATGAATTGAAGGTGCCATACAGTAACGGGCGCGAGTTGCTAATGGATGTGATGCAGTACGGCGCCGATGCCGAAATCATCGAACCCGTGGCCCTGCGTGAGCAGGCGAAAACCTTGTTGAAACTGGCCTTGTCCAACTACGGCGAGTAGCGTCGCAGTCTCTGAGATATCACTGCGGGAAGCTGTCTCCATCGTCCAATGGAGTTCCGCCATGAAAGCTTCCGGCAAAGTCTCGTCGTTTGAACTCGTCCTGCGTCGCACCTTGGTCTTCGGCCTGATTTTGGTCGTCGCGGTGCCGCAGGCGCGCGTTACCACCGATTGGTTCGGTTATCTGCCCATGTGGTTGGTCGGCATGCCGGCGGTGATGCTGTGGGCCATGCGCGGCTTTGCGATACCGTCCGTGCCGTTCAGCATGGCGCCGGTACGCGCACCCCAAGCGGTGCGTGTGCGCCGCTGATGTTACTTCAGACCCGAGTGAACGGCCGCGCTGCGTGGTAGCGTTGAAGGTCGTTCATTCCAAGGGGTCTTGATATGCTCACTCGCTTCTGGTGGATTGGTGCACTTTCCGCCGCCATGGCCACCGGTGCCCACGCACAAACACCTATGCAAGACGATCCCTATCAATGGCTTGAAGACATCAATGGCGAGAAGCCGATGGAATGGGTGCGCGCCCAAAACGCCCGCACTGAAAAAGCCTTGGGCGAAGCCGCCCTGTACACCTCTCTCTACAACGACATTCTGGCCGTCCTCGATTCGAACGAGAAGATTCCCGCCGTCAGCAAGATCGGTGACTACTATTACAACTTCTGGCAAGACAAGACGCACGTACGCGGCATTTGGCGCCGCACCACACTGAACGAATATCGCAAGAAGTCGCCCACTTGGGAGACCGTGCTTGATCTCGACGCTTTGAACAAAGCGGAAGGCAAGAATTGGGTATGGCACGGCGCGTCCTGCTTGCGTCCGGAATACACACGCTGCCTGGTTTCCCTCTCGCCGGGCGGCTCAGACGCCGACACCACGCGCGAATTCGATCTGAACACCAAGTCCTTTGTGAAAGGCGGCTTTGAGAAGCCCGTCGCCAAAGGCGATCTGAGCTGGATCGACCAAGATCATGTCTACGTCGACACGGATTTCGGCGCGGGCTCGATGACCACCTCGGGTTATCCGCGCACCACGCGCCTTTGGACCCGCGGTACCCCGATGTCCGAAGCGAAAGTGATTTACGAGGGCAAGGCCGACGACATGTCGATTTCGTCCTATCACGATGACACGCCCGGCTACGAACGTGATTTCGTCTCACGCAATCTGGCCTTCTACAACGATGAGTTGTATTTGCGTGATGGCAACGCCCTGCGCAAGATCGACGTGCCGAATTCCGTCGGCAAATCGGTTGTGCGCGAATGGTTATTGCTTGAACTGCGCGACAACTGGACCGTGGGTGGCAAAACCTACGCCGCCGGTTCGCTGCTGGCGACAAACTTCGACGCTTTCATGAAGGGCGGACGTGTGTTCGACGTGTTGTTCACGCCGACGGCCACGACCTCCCTGGCCAGTTTCACGCCGACGCGCAATTACTTCGTGCTCAACGTGCTCGACAACGTGAAGAACCGATTGCGTGTCCTGAAGCACGACGGCAAGCGTTGGCAAACCAGTGAGTTCACCGGTGCGCCGAAAATCGGCACCGTCAATGTCTCCGCCGTGGATGCCGACAGCTCCGATGCGGTGTGGATGAGCTACTCCGACTACATCACGCCTTCAACCCTGGCGCTGGCGGAAATTGGCAAAACGCCGGAAGTACTGAAGCAGAATCCGGTGTTTTTCAACGCCGACAACCTCGTGGTCGAGCAGCATTTCGCCAACTCAAAAGATGGCACCAAGGTGCCGTTCTTCATCGTGCATAAGAAAGGTGTGAAACACGATGGCAGCAACCCGACCCTCCTCTACGGCTATGGTGGTTTTGAAGTCTCATTGACGCCGAACTATTCCGGCACGATTGGCAAAGCCTGGCTCGAGCGCGGCGGTGTGTACGTGGTCGCCAACATCCGTGGTGGCGGTGAATACGGTCCGGCCTGGCACCAGGCTGCGCTCAAGCAAAACCGTCACAAGGCCTATGAGGATTTCGCGGCGGTCGCCGAAGAATTGTCCAACCACAAGATCACCTCGCCCAAGCATCTGGCGGCGATGGGGGGAAGCAACGGCGGTTTGCTGGCCGGCAACATGCTGACGCAGTATCCGGAGCTGTTCGGCGGCATCGTCATCCAAGTGCCTTTGCTCGATATGAAGCGTTACAACAAGTTGTTGGCAGGGGCTTCGTGGATGGCCGAATACGGCAATCCGGACATTCCGGAGGAATGGGCCTATATCCAGAAGTTCTCGGCCTATCAATTGTTCGATCCGGCCAAGCACTATCCGCCGACCTTCATCTTCACCACCACCAAGGATGACCGCGTGCATCCGGGGCATGCGCGCAAGATGGCGGCCAAAATGTTGGCGGCCAACAAGGACGTGATGTACTTCGAAAATACCGAAGGTGGCCACGGTGCTGGTTCGACCAACGAGTTGGCCGCCAAAGCCACGGCACTGACCTATACCTTCTTGTGGAAAGCGCTGGACGGAAAATGAGCAAGCCGATTCCTGACGCGGAAAAGCGTCAGCACGTCGTGGAGGCGCCGCATGGCGCCTCCCGTTCTGACGAGTATTACTGGATGCGCGACGACCGTCGCGAAGATCCTGACGTTCTCGCGTACTTGAACGCGGAAAACGCCTATGCCGATGAGGTGATGGCGCCGCTCAAGCCGCTGGAAGAAACGCTGTACGGCGAAATTGTTTCGCGTATCAAGCAGGATGACAGCTCGGTGCCTTATCGTGATCGCGGCTGGTGGTACTACACGCGATTCGAAGAGGGCAAGGACTATCCGGTGTACGCGCGGCGCGAGGATGCACCGGGCATGGATGCACTGGGCATCCAATCTGCCAACAATGCCGCCGACTTCGCGGGCGAGCAGGTCTTGTTTGATGTCAATCAAATGGCGGCCGGAAAAGACTACTTTGCCATTAGCGGCAGGACTGTCAGCCAGGACAACACCAAAGTGGTTTACGGCGAAGACAGCAATGGTCGCCGGCAGTACACCTTGCGGGTCAAATCGCTCGACACCGGCGAGGTCTATCCGGAGTCGATTCCCGGTACCGCGGGCTATGGAGTGTGGGCGGATGACGGAAAATCGTTTTTCTATATTGAGAATGATCCCGAAACCCTGCTGACCAAACGGGTCAAGAGGCACGTGTTGGGCACTGCCGTCGATGCCGACGAACTGGTGTATGAAGAGGCGGACGACAGCTTCTACATGGGCATCGGGCGCACGCGCGACGATCAGTACATTGTCATTTCGCTCGATAGCACCGTCTCGAATGAAGTGCGATTCACCCCGGCTGCCGCGCCGTCCGAGTTCGTTTGCTTGGCTGCACGCGAGCGCGACCTTGAATACGACGCGGATCATTTCGACGGCCGTTGGGTGATTCGTACCAACGCCGATGACGCCACCAATTTCAA encodes:
- a CDS encoding prolyl oligopeptidase family serine peptidase, with the protein product MLTRFWWIGALSAAMATGAHAQTPMQDDPYQWLEDINGEKPMEWVRAQNARTEKALGEAALYTSLYNDILAVLDSNEKIPAVSKIGDYYYNFWQDKTHVRGIWRRTTLNEYRKKSPTWETVLDLDALNKAEGKNWVWHGASCLRPEYTRCLVSLSPGGSDADTTREFDLNTKSFVKGGFEKPVAKGDLSWIDQDHVYVDTDFGAGSMTTSGYPRTTRLWTRGTPMSEAKVIYEGKADDMSISSYHDDTPGYERDFVSRNLAFYNDELYLRDGNALRKIDVPNSVGKSVVREWLLLELRDNWTVGGKTYAAGSLLATNFDAFMKGGRVFDVLFTPTATTSLASFTPTRNYFVLNVLDNVKNRLRVLKHDGKRWQTSEFTGAPKIGTVNVSAVDADSSDAVWMSYSDYITPSTLALAEIGKTPEVLKQNPVFFNADNLVVEQHFANSKDGTKVPFFIVHKKGVKHDGSNPTLLYGYGGFEVSLTPNYSGTIGKAWLERGGVYVVANIRGGGEYGPAWHQAALKQNRHKAYEDFAAVAEELSNHKITSPKHLAAMGGSNGGLLAGNMLTQYPELFGGIVIQVPLLDMKRYNKLLAGASWMAEYGNPDIPEEWAYIQKFSAYQLFDPAKHYPPTFIFTTTKDDRVHPGHARKMAAKMLAANKDVMYFENTEGGHGAGSTNELAAKATALTYTFLWKALDGK
- a CDS encoding helix-turn-helix transcriptional regulator, with translation MDRNERIHALHRVFQARKTPITVPQLQEELSCSRATVYRDIAYMRDALMAPITGDGENGFKYDRSEDDRFELPGLWLSSEELHALLAAQALFGRTSANILSSALAPLQSRIDKLLAEQSGGKQWPVERVRILAHKARKMDEHAFRLVASAVLERKQIQFDYRARSTDERTRRHVSPQRITHYRGNWYLDAWDHDRDGLRSFSVDRMSQVKVIESPTHDVDEQQLSKHLADGYGIFSGEAKGMATIRFNAKSARWVADEHWHSRQEGKMLPDGRYELKVPYSNGRELLMDVMQYGADAEIIEPVALREQAKTLLKLALSNYGE